The sequence GATTTTAGCTAAAGGGGAACGATGCGTCTCAACTACTAACCGTAATTTTGTAGGTCGAATGGGCGATGTGGGGAGTGAAGTTTATTTAACCAATCCAGCAGTAGCTGCTTCTTCTGCTGTTTTAGGTAGAATTGCCTCTCCTCAAGAAATAGCCAAATCTGATGTATTTGGGTATAACCCAGCATAAAAAGTTTGTGCCTTATGGCACGCACCCCTGTTTGCCGGCAGGCAGGCAAATTCTTACTTCACAAAAACTTCTTTTATGCTGGAACCGAGAGAATGTTTTTTTAGAGGAATGATGATTATTAAAGGGAAAGCTTGGAAGTATGGGGATAATGTAAACACCGATGAGATCATACCGGCTCGTTATTTAAATACTTCCGATTCGAGAGAATTGGCTAAACATTGCATGGAAGATCTTGATTTAAGCTTTGTTAAAGAAGTAAAAGAGGGGGATGTGGTGGTGGCTTTAAAGAATTTTGGGTGTGGATCTTCTCGAGAGCATGCTCCTTTAGCTCTTAAGGCATCGGGCATAAGTTGTATTATGGCCGCTACTTTTGCTCGTATTTTTTATCGGAACGCTCTTAACATAGGATTACTCTTAATTGAATCTCCGCAAGCTTCAAAAGATATAGATAATAAAGATTTAATTGAGATAGATTTAAATAATCATAGAATCAGTAATTTAACTAAGAATAAATCTTATGATATTCTGCCGGTACCTGAATTTATGCAAAAAATGATTGCTTCAGGGGGGTTGATGTCTTACGTTAAATCTAATATTAAGTCTAAAATTAATAAATAACCATAACAATAAAAGGAGTTAAGATGTATAAGATTGCTGTCATTCCAGGGGATGGGGTAGGACCAGAGGTAGTAAGAGAAGGAATTAAGATTTTAGAAAAAGTAGCGTCGCTATTTGAATTTAATTATCAATTAATTACTTATGGATTTGGAGGAGATTATTACTTAAAACATAAAGAAGTCTTACCTTCTTCTGCCTTATCAGAATTAAGAGAAATGGATGTTATCTACTTAGGAGCGGTAGGTCATTCATTGATAAAGCCAGGTATATTAGAGAAAGAACTATTATTAAAGATTAGATTTGAACTTGACCAGTATATTAACTTAAGGCCAGTTAAGCTTTATCCTTTTGTCTGGACACCGATCAAAGATAAAGGTCCTGAAGATATTGATTTTGTAGTAGTTAGAGAAAATACCGAATGTTTATATACTGGCTTAGGAGGCTTTTTAAAGAAAGGAACATTGGAAGAGGTAG comes from bacterium and encodes:
- a CDS encoding 3-isopropylmalate dehydratase small subunit — encoded protein: MIIKGKAWKYGDNVNTDEIIPARYLNTSDSRELAKHCMEDLDLSFVKEVKEGDVVVALKNFGCGSSREHAPLALKASGISCIMAATFARIFYRNALNIGLLLIESPQASKDIDNKDLIEIDLNNHRISNLTKNKSYDILPVPEFMQKMIASGGLMSYVKSNIKSKINK